A DNA window from Ralstonia solanacearum K60 contains the following coding sequences:
- the sbnB gene encoding 2,3-diaminopropionate biosynthesis protein SbnB, with the protein MTQSTDTGLLYLGRQDLVALGGDRSQPYVDAITEGLALHAKQDFVQPLKPYLRWPGADHIADRIIAMPCYVGGKTPIAGLKWIGSRQHNPSRFQLERASAVIVLNDADTNYPVAIMEGGLISGMRTAAISAVATRHLAREGFTDVACIGCGPIARMQMQTLIEQFPGIRRVHLFDVHREAMRGFSEAIAARFPQVACQAADSAEQAVRAADVIVTCTVTDAPYLEYAWLRRGAFVCNVSIMDVHKEVYEKADKVVVDDWDQSNREKKIINQLVLEGRFSRERLHAELGEIVVGERPGRENDDEIILLNPMGMAIDDMVCARHFYQLAEQAGVGTRLPLL; encoded by the coding sequence ATGACCCAATCCACCGATACCGGTTTGCTCTATCTTGGCCGTCAGGATCTGGTCGCCCTTGGCGGCGACCGCTCGCAGCCCTACGTCGATGCGATCACCGAGGGGCTCGCCCTGCACGCGAAGCAGGACTTCGTGCAGCCGCTCAAGCCTTACCTGCGTTGGCCCGGCGCCGACCACATCGCCGACCGGATCATCGCGATGCCGTGCTATGTCGGCGGCAAGACGCCGATCGCGGGGCTGAAGTGGATCGGCAGCCGCCAGCACAATCCGTCGCGCTTCCAGCTCGAACGGGCGAGCGCGGTGATCGTGCTCAACGACGCCGACACCAACTACCCCGTCGCCATCATGGAGGGCGGCCTGATCAGCGGCATGCGCACCGCCGCGATCAGCGCGGTCGCGACGCGGCACCTGGCGCGCGAGGGCTTCACCGATGTGGCCTGCATCGGCTGCGGCCCGATCGCGCGGATGCAGATGCAGACGCTGATCGAGCAGTTTCCCGGCATCCGCCGTGTCCATCTTTTCGATGTGCACCGCGAGGCCATGCGCGGGTTCAGCGAGGCCATCGCGGCGCGCTTCCCGCAGGTGGCCTGCCAAGCCGCCGACAGCGCGGAGCAGGCCGTGCGCGCGGCCGACGTGATCGTCACCTGCACCGTCACCGACGCGCCCTATCTCGAATACGCCTGGCTGCGGCGCGGGGCCTTCGTCTGCAACGTGTCGATCATGGACGTGCACAAGGAGGTCTACGAGAAGGCCGACAAGGTGGTGGTCGATGACTGGGACCAGTCGAACCGCGAAAAGAAGATCATCAACCAGCTGGTGCTCGAAGGCCGCTTCAGCCGCGAACGCCTGCATGCCGAGCTGGGCGAGATCGTGGTCGGCGAGCGCCCGGGGCGCGAGAACGACGACGAGATCATCCTGCTCAACCCGATGGGCATGGCGATCGACGACATGGTCTGCGCGCGCCATTTCTATCAACTGGCCGAGCAGGCCGGCGTCGGCACCCGGCTGCCGCTGCTATGA